A stretch of Hoplias malabaricus isolate fHopMal1 chromosome 10, fHopMal1.hap1, whole genome shotgun sequence DNA encodes these proteins:
- the atp1a3b gene encoding sodium/potassium-transporting ATPase subunit alpha-3b produces MGYGRSDSYRVATTQDKDDKSSPNKKKKGGKDLDDLKKEVPLTEHKMSVEEVCRKFQTDIVQGLTNAKAVEFLQRDGPNALTPPPTTPEWVKFCRQLFGGFSILLWIGAILCFLAYAIQAATEDEPAGDNLYLGIVLSAVVIITGCFSYFQEAKSSKIMESFKNMVPQQALVIREGEKMQINAEEVVGGDLVEVKGGDRIPADLRIISAHGCKVDNSSLTGESEPQTRSPDCTHDNPLETRNIAFFSTNCVEGTARGIVICTGDRTVMGRIATLTSGLETGKTPIAKEIEHFIHIITGVAVFLGVSFFILSIILGYSWLEAVIFLIGIIVANVPEGLLATVTVCLTLTAKRMARKNCLVKNLEAVETLGSTSTICSDKTGTLTQNRMTVAHMWFDNQIHEADTTEDQSGASFDKSSVTWVSLARVASLCNRAVFKGGQDSLPILKRDVAGDASESALLKCIELSLGSVRQMRDRNKKVAEIPFNSTNKYQLSIHETEDPNDNRYLLVMKGAPERILDRCSTIMIQGKEQPMDEEMKEAFQNAYLELGGLGERVLGFCHLLLPEDQYPKGFAFDTDDVNFQTDNLCFVGLMSMIDPPRAAVPDAVGKCRSAGIKVIMVTGDHPITAKAIAKGVGIISEGNETVEDIAARLNIPVSQVNPRDAKACVIHGTELKDMSQDQIDDILRNHTEIVFARTSPQQKLIIVEGCQRQGAIVAVTGDGVNDSPALKKADIGVAMGIAGSDVSKQAADMILLDDNFASIVTGVEEGRLIFDNLKKSIAYTLTSNIPEITPFLFFIIVNIPLPLGTITILCIDLGTDMVPAISLAYEAAESDIMKRQPRNPMRDKLVNERLISIAYGQIGMIQALGGFFSYFVILAENGFLPSLLVGIRLSWDDRSVNDLEDSYGQQWTYEQRKIVEFTCHTAFFVSIVVVQWADLIICKTRRNSVFQQGMKNKILIFGLFEETALAAFLSYTPGMDVALRMYPLKPSWWFCAFPYSFLIFVYDEIRKLLLRRNPGGWVEKETYY; encoded by the exons tatgGGCGGTCAGACAGCTACCGTGTGGCTACCACACAGGACAAAGATGATAAGAGCTCCCCcaacaagaagaagaaagggGGGAAGGATCTAGATGATCTGAAGAAGGAAGTTCCCCTG ACCGAACACAAGATGTCTGTGGAGGAAGTGTGCCGAAAATTCCAGACAGATATAGTTCag GGTCTAACCAATGCAAAGGCTGTGGAGTTCCTGCAGCGGGACGGTCCCAATGCCCTGACTCCACCCCCCACCACTCCAGAATGGGTCAAGTTTTGCCGGCAGCTTTTCGGAGGGTTTTCCATTCTTCTGTGGATTGGAGCGATCCTCTGTTTCCTGGCCTATGCCATCCAGGCCGCCACAGAGGACGAACCTGCCGGGGACAAT ctgtatcTAGGTATTGTTCTCTCGGCTGTGGTCATCATCACCGGCTGCTTCTCCTACTTTCAGGAGGCCAAAAGCTCCAAGATCATGGAGTCCTTCAAGAACATGgttccccag CAAGCTCTGGTGATTCGTGAGGGAGAGAAGATGCAGATTAACGCTGAGGAGGTGGTGGGGGGAGATCTGGTGGAGGTGAAGGGTGGAGACAGAATTCCCGCTGACCTCCGGATCATTTCCGCACATGGCTGCAAG gtggataaCTCATCTTTAACCGGCGAATCAGAGCCACAGACACGATCACCTGACTGCACCCACGACAACCCGCTGGAGACCCGCAACATCGCCTTCTTTTCCACCAACTGTGTTGAag GCACTGCCCGAGGGATAGTGATATGCACTGGAGACCGTACAGTGATGGGCCGCATTGCCACACTCACCTCGGGCCTGGAGACTGGGAAGACGCCCATTGCCAAAGAGATCGAGCACTTCATCCACATCATCACAGGTGTAGCTGTCTTCCTGGGCGTCAGTTTCTTCATCCTGTCCATCATCCTCGGCTACTCCTGGTTGGAGGCCGTCATCTTCCTCATCGGCATCATCGTGGCCAACGTGCCTGAGGGACTGCTGGCCACCGTCACT gtgtgtctgaCTCTCACAGCGAAGCGTATGGCTCGTAAGAACTGCCTGGTGAAGAACCTGGAGGCCGTGGAGACCCTGGGTTCCACCTCCACCATCTGCTCAGATAAAACTGGAACACTCACACAGAACCGCATGACCGTGGCCCACATGTGGTTTGACAACCAGATCCACGAGGCCGACACCACAGAGGATCAGTCCG GTGCCTCATTTGACAAGTCCTCGGTGACGTGGGTGTCTCTGGCTCGTGTGGCGTCTCTGTGTAACCGAGCTGTGTTCAAGGGGGGGCAGGATTCTCTTCCCATCCTGAAGAGGGACGTGGCCGGAGACGCGTCCGAATCTGCTTTACTCAAGTGCATCGAACTCTCCCTCGGATCGGTCAGACAGATGAGAGACAGGAACAAGAAAGTGGCCGAGATCCCCTTCAACTCCACCAACAAATACCAG CTGTCCATCCATGAGACAGAGGACCCTAATGATAACCGTTATCTGCTGGTAATGAAGGGAGCTCCAGAGCGTATCCTGGACCGCTGCTCCACAATCATGATACAGGGTAAAGAGCAGCCCATGGATGAGGAGATGAAGGAGGCTTTCCAGAATGCCTACCTGGAGCTTGGTGGACTGGGAGAGAGAGTACTGG GATTCTGCCATCTGCTGTTGCCTGAGGATCAATATCCCAAAGGATTCGCCTTCGACACAGACGACGTGAACTTCCAGACAGACAATCTGTGCTTCGTGGGGCTGATGTCCATGATCGACCCTCCTCGTGCCGCGGTGCCGGACGCTGTGGGGAAATGCCGCTCTGCTGGTATCAAGGTCATCATGGTGACTGGAGATCACCCTATCACTGCCAAGGCCATCGCCAAGGGAGTGGGCATCATCTCCGAGGGCAATGAGACTGTGGAGGACATTGCTGCCCGCCTCAATATCCCGGTCAGCCAGGTCAACCCCAG AGATGCCAAAGCTTGCGTGATCCACGGCACAGAACTGAAGGACATGTCTCAGGATCAAATAGATGATATTCTGCGCAACCACACCGAAATAGTCTTCGCAAGGACGTCGCCCCAGCAGAAGCTCATCATTGTAGAGGGGTGCCAGCGACAG ggggCTATTGTAGCTGTAACTGGTGATGGTGTGAATGACTCTCCTGCTCTGAAGAAGGCTGATATTGGTGTTGCCATGGGGATCGCTGGGTCAGACGTGTCCAAACAGGCAGCAGACATGATCCTGCTGGATGACAACTTTGCCTCCATTGTTACTGGAGTGGAAGAAG GTCGCCTGATCTTTGATAACTTGAAGAAATCCATTGCCTACACTCTGACCAGCAACATTCCAGAAATCACCCCCTTCCTGTTCTTTATCATCGTCAACATCCCCCTGCCCCTGGGCACCATCACCATCCTCTGCATTGACCTGGGCACTGACATG gtccctgctaTCTCTCTGGCCTATGAAGCAGCTGAGAGTGACATCATGAAGAGGCAGCCCAGGAACCCAATGAGAGACAAGCTGGTCAATGAGCGTCTCATCAGCATTGCCTACGGACAGATCG GCATGATCCAGGCTTTGGGAGGTTTCTTCAGTTATTTTGTGATTTTGGCTGAGAATGGATTCCTCCCCTCTCTGCTGGTTGGCATCAGACTCAGCTGGGATGACCGCTCCGTCAATGACCTGGAGGACAGCTATGGTCAGCAGTGG ACATATGAGCAGAGGAAGATAGTAGAGTTCACATGCCACACAGCTTTCTTCGTCAGCATTGTGGTCGTGCAGTGGGCCGATCTCATCATCTGCAAGACCAGACGCAACTCTGTGTTCCAGCAGGGCATGAA AAATAAAATCCTGATCTTTGGCCTGTTTGAGGAAACAGCGCTGGCTGCGTTCTTGTCCTACACTCCAGGCATG